CAAATGTTTTGTGTAACGGTGGCAGCACCGGTAGTGCATCAGTAACAGCAGCAGACGGTATAGCACCATATACATACGCATGGAGCAACGGATCAACAAATGCAAGCATAACAGGATTAGCTGCCGGTACGTATACTGTTGCAGTAAATGACGCTTGTGGTGCAATAGCAACATGTTCATATACCGTAACAGAGCCAGCAGCGTTAACAGCCTCATGCAGTGGAACAAATGTTCTGTGTAATGGAGGTAGCACTGGCAGCGCAACGGTAACAGCGGCAAATGGTACTTCTCCTTACACGTATGTATGGAGCAATTCAGCAACAGATGCAAGTGCAACCGGATTGTCGGCAGGAACATATACGGTAACCGTAACAGATGCAAACGGATGTATAGCAACATGTTCATATACCGTAACAGAGCCAACTTTATTGACTGCAACTTGCAGTGGCACTAATGTATTATGCAACGGAGGTAGTGATGGAAGCGCAACAATAGCAGAATCGGGTGGTACATCACCTTATACTTACGCATGGAGCAATGGAGCAACTATGGCAAATGCTACAGGATTAGCAGCCGGTACCTATACAGCAACGGTAACAGATGCCAATGGTTGTATGGCAACATGTTCATACACAGTAACTGAGCCAGTTGCAATAACTGCCACATGCAGCGGAACAAATACAGCATGTAACGGTGGTAGTGACGGTAGCGCATCAGTAGTTGCAGCGAATGGCACATCACCATACACATATTCTTGGAGTAATGGTGCATCAGCTGCAAGCGCAACTGGTCTTGCAGCAGGAACCTATACGGTAATGGTAACAGACGCCAATGGTTGTACAGCAACATGTTCATACACCGTAACTCAGCCAGCTGCATTATCTGCTACATGCAGTGGAACAAATGTTTTATGTAACGGTGGTAGTACCGGTAGTGCATCAGTAACAGCAGCAGATGGTACATCACCATATACATACGCATGGAGCAATGGATCAACAGATGCAAGCATAACAGGATTATCTGCCGGTACGTATACTGCTACAGTAACTGACGGTTGTGGTGCAATAGCAACATGTTCATATACCGTAACAGAGCCAGCAGCGTTAACAGCCTCATGCAGTGGAACAAATGTTCTGTGTAATGGAGGTAGCACTGGCAGCGCAACGGTAACAGCGGCAAATGGTACTTCTCCTTACACGTATGTATGGAGCAATTCAGCAACAGATGCAAGTGCAACCGGATTGTCAGCAGGAACATATACCGCAACAGTAACAGATGCAAACGGATGTATAGCAACTTGTTCATACACCGTAACTGAGCCAGCCATATTAGCAGCTACATGCAGCGGTGTTAATGTATCATGTAACGGAGGTAGCGATGGAAGTGCATCGATCGCGGAAACAGGCGGCACATCACCTTATACTTACGCATGGAGCAATGGAGCAACTGGGGCAAATGCTACAGGATTAGCAGCCGGTACCTATACAGCAACAGTAACAGATGCCAATGGTTGTACAGCAACATGTTCATACACGGTAACTGAGCCAGCAGCATTACCAGCTAATTGCAGTGGTACTAATGTATCATGCAACGGTGGTAGTGACGGTAGTGCATCAGTATCAGCAACAGGTGGCACAGCACCATACACATATTCTTGGAGTAATGGTGCAACAGTTGCAAGCATAACAGGTTTGGCAGCAGGTACCTATATGGCAACTGTAACAGATGCCAATGGTTGTAATGCCACTTGTGAATATATAGTAACACAACCAATGGTATTGGTTGCAACGTGCAGTGGAGTTAATGTAAGCTGCAATGGTGCTAATGATGGTACTGCAAGTGTAGTAGCTACAGGCGGTACAATGGCCTATACATACTTATGGAGTAATGGTAGTACCGATGCTAACATAACAGGACTATTGCCGGGCACTTATGCAGCAACCGTAACGGATGCCAATGGATGTACAGCTACGTGTGAATATACCGTAACCGAGCCGGCAGTATTAACCGTTTCGTTGACACCTACCAATGTTACTTGCCTTGGAGGAAGCGATGGTAGCATAGCTGCCAACCCAGCGGGAGGCACCATGGCGTATAGTTATATGTGGAGCAATGGACAGACTACAGCAACAGCCACTGGCCTTATAAGCGGAACATATACCGTAACGGTAACTGATGCCAATGGATGTACTGCCACGGCTTCAGCTACCATCACACATACCCTTGCAATACCGGCAATGCCGGGTGCTATAACAGGCCCAACGTTGGTATGTCGCAACACTACACAATCGTATAGCATAGCTGCTGTACCCGGTGCATCAACCTATACCTGGACGGCCCCTGCCGGAGCAACAGTTACCGGTGGTCAGGGG
This window of the Bacteroidota bacterium genome carries:
- a CDS encoding SprB repeat-containing protein — encoded protein: MSGSTTATLNAGTTYNMNVRGGSFITCLIGAWLDYNNNGTFEVSEFLGVSPNCGSALTVAFPAFTIPSGAVNGKMRLRLRSSDTSPGPSSGHSCGATNSGFGETEDYDVTITGGVDQYTYLWSNSATTQSTSVTPGSTTTYTVTVTGAGGCTATSSVTVTVNPLPTPVISGSNPLCAGGSVTLDAGAYTSYLWSTSATTQTISVNTAGTFTVTVTDANGCTGTASYTVTHPPVLTATCSGTNVSCNGGTNGSATATAGGGTSPYSYLWSNSATNATAMNLSAGTYTVTVTDANGCTATCSYTVTQPVVLTATCSGANVSCNGGSNGSASVSAAGGTSPYSYAWTGGSTDASITGLAVGTYTVTVTDANGCIATCSYTVTEPAVLTAMCSGTNVSCNGGSNGSASVTAGGGTSPYSYLWTNSATTATAMNLSAGTYTVTVTDANGCIATCSYTVTEPTALTLSTSHQNVNCFGGSNGSLTATAGGGTPVYSYLWNTGAATSTVTGLALGTYTVTVTDANGCTITGTAQVGSPPQLIGTITGTINVTCNGASTGSATLTASGGHLPYNTYMWSNGQTTATATGLAAGTYTATVTDHNGCTASASVTITQPASLAATCSGTNVTCNGFSDGSASVVAAGGTSPYSYAWSNGATMATAAGLATGTYTVTVTDNCGATASCSFTVTGPPALSVACSGTNVLCNGGSTGSASVTAADGIAPYTYAWSNGSTNASITGLAAGTYTVAVNDACGAIATCSYTVTEPAALTASCSGTNVLCNGGSTGSATVTAANGTSPYTYVWSNSATDASATGLSAGTYTVTVTDANGCIATCSYTVTEPTLLTATCSGTNVLCNGGSDGSATIAESGGTSPYTYAWSNGATMANATGLAAGTYTATVTDANGCMATCSYTVTEPVAITATCSGTNTACNGGSDGSASVVAANGTSPYTYSWSNGASAASATGLAAGTYTVMVTDANGCTATCSYTVTQPAALSATCSGTNVLCNGGSTGSASVTAADGTSPYTYAWSNGSTDASITGLSAGTYTATVTDGCGAIATCSYTVTEPAALTASCSGTNVLCNGGSTGSATVTAANGTSPYTYVWSNSATDASATGLSAGTYTATVTDANGCIATCSYTVTEPAILAATCSGVNVSCNGGSDGSASIAETGGTSPYTYAWSNGATGANATGLAAGTYTATVTDANGCTATCSYTVTEPAALPANCSGTNVSCNGGSDGSASVSATGGTAPYTYSWSNGATVASITGLAAGTYMATVTDANGCNATCEYIVTQPMVLVATCSGVNVSCNGANDGTASVVATGGTMAYTYLWSNGSTDANITGLLPGTYAATVTDANGCTATCEYTVTEPAVLTVSLTPTNVTCLGGSDGSIAANPAGGTMAYSYMWSNGQTTATATGLISGTYTVTVTDANGCTATASATITHTLAIPAMPGAITGPTLVCRNTTQSYSIAAVPGASTYTWTAPAGATVTGGQGNNQCNHLL